One window of the Bacillota bacterium genome contains the following:
- the dtd gene encoding D-aminoacyl-tRNA deacylase, whose product MRAVIQRVSRASVRVDDQVVAEVGRGFLVLLGVRSEDTLANVSYLAEKVACLRVFEDEAGRMNLGLHEVGGEVLAISQFTLYGDTRKGRRPSFTQAACPEEARPLYEGFVEALRKRGVPVKVGVFGAHMMVRLENDGPVTLILDTGEAGPGRRER is encoded by the coding sequence TTGAGGGCGGTGATCCAGCGGGTTTCCCGAGCCAGCGTGCGCGTGGATGACCAGGTGGTAGCAGAGGTAGGCAGGGGCTTCCTGGTGCTCCTGGGGGTGAGGTCCGAGGACACCCTGGCGAATGTGTCGTACCTGGCGGAGAAAGTGGCCTGTTTGCGGGTGTTTGAGGATGAAGCGGGCAGGATGAATCTTGGCCTTCATGAGGTGGGTGGCGAGGTGCTGGCCATTTCCCAGTTCACGCTGTACGGGGATACCCGGAAGGGGAGAAGGCCCAGTTTCACGCAGGCCGCTTGCCCCGAGGAGGCCAGGCCTCTTTACGAGGGCTTCGTGGAGGCCCTGCGAAAGCGGGGTGTGCCGGTGAAGGTGGGCGTCTTTGGAGCCCACATGATGGTGAGACTGGAGAACGACGGTCCCGTGACCCTCATCCTTGACACGGGTGAGGCGGGCCCGGGGAGGAGAGAGCGATGA
- a CDS encoding MBL fold metallo-hydrolase, producing the protein MKLDMVAVGAFQANCYILGCERTKEGLVIDPGSEPKRILDMVARMGLRVTTIVNTHAHVDHIGANLEVKNATGADLLIHEADEPYTKSSLKNLTLLSPFSAKPGQPDRLLKEGDSVLVGQEISLEVIHTPGHTPGGICLYGDGILFTGDTLFSGSIGRTDLPGGNLETLIASIREKLLILPEDTLVYPGHGPSSTIGDERSSNPFL; encoded by the coding sequence ATGAAACTGGACATGGTGGCTGTGGGGGCTTTCCAGGCCAACTGCTACATCTTGGGCTGCGAGAGGACAAAGGAGGGCCTGGTGATTGACCCAGGCAGCGAACCCAAGCGAATCCTTGATATGGTGGCAAGGATGGGACTGAGGGTGACCACCATAGTGAACACTCACGCGCACGTTGACCACATTGGTGCCAACCTGGAGGTCAAGAACGCGACAGGGGCAGACCTTCTCATACACGAGGCAGACGAGCCTTACACGAAAAGCTCCCTCAAGAACCTCACCCTTCTTTCGCCCTTCTCGGCCAAGCCGGGCCAGCCGGACCGGCTGCTCAAGGAGGGGGACAGCGTACTTGTGGGCCAGGAGATATCGCTGGAGGTAATCCACACCCCTGGCCACACCCCTGGGGGGATCTGCCTCTACGGTGATGGCATCCTGTTTACCGGTGATACCCTCTTTTCGGGTTCCATAGGCAGGACCGACCTTCCCGGGGGCAACCTCGAGACGCTTATCGCATCCATCAGGGAGAAGCTACTCATACTGCCTGAGGATACCCTGGTGTACCCGGGTCATGGGCCGTCCTCCACCATCGGGGACGAGAGGTCCTCGAACCCCTTCCTGTGA
- the hisS gene encoding histidine--tRNA ligase: MLISRPRGTNDILPGDAGKWRHAEATFREVCRRYSYGEIRTPVFEHTELFQRGVGESTDIVQKEMYTFTDRGNRSITLKAEGTAPTVRAYLENKLHADPQPVKMFYICPIFRYERPQAGRLRQHHQLGVEAIGSAQPSVDVETIALAMDFFEMVGLRGLEVRLNSIGCPRCRSAYRERLVKYLSAKEGLCPDCSRRLVQNPLRVLDCKRPECRALVQDSPAMGDYLCDECSVHLAHVQEYLGGLQVPFDLDPHLVRGLDYYTRTVFEIVHGALGAQGSVCSGGRYDGLAQECGGPPTPGVGFGLGIERLIMALEGSGVSLPGQEEAQCFVAMAGDRGCDAVTLVRDIRRHGIQAEMDHMDRSLKAQMRHAGRLGVRYTVIVGDEEAIKRRALVKEMASGQQEEVPFDKVGSFIAERIGV, translated from the coding sequence ATGTTGATTAGCAGGCCCAGGGGCACCAACGACATCCTCCCGGGGGATGCCGGCAAGTGGCGGCACGCTGAGGCGACCTTCCGGGAGGTGTGCCGGCGCTACTCCTACGGGGAGATCAGGACCCCTGTTTTCGAGCACACAGAGCTCTTCCAAAGGGGCGTAGGCGAGAGCACCGATATTGTCCAGAAGGAAATGTACACATTCACGGACCGGGGCAATCGCAGCATTACCCTGAAGGCCGAGGGTACTGCGCCCACGGTCAGGGCCTACCTGGAAAACAAACTTCACGCAGATCCCCAGCCGGTGAAGATGTTCTACATATGCCCCATCTTCCGCTACGAGCGGCCCCAGGCAGGCCGGCTCAGGCAGCACCACCAGCTGGGGGTTGAGGCGATAGGCTCGGCCCAGCCCTCGGTGGACGTGGAGACCATTGCCCTTGCCATGGACTTCTTCGAGATGGTGGGTCTTCGCGGCCTTGAGGTGAGACTGAACAGCATTGGCTGCCCCCGGTGCCGGTCGGCATACCGGGAGCGCCTGGTGAAGTACCTCTCCGCTAAGGAGGGGCTCTGCCCGGACTGCTCCCGCCGGCTTGTCCAGAACCCCCTCAGGGTTCTTGACTGCAAGCGGCCGGAGTGCCGGGCCCTGGTACAGGACTCGCCTGCCATGGGGGATTACCTCTGCGATGAGTGTAGCGTCCACTTGGCCCATGTCCAGGAGTACCTTGGAGGGCTCCAGGTGCCCTTCGACCTTGACCCACACCTGGTGAGGGGCTTGGACTACTACACCCGCACTGTGTTCGAGATCGTCCACGGCGCCCTGGGGGCCCAGGGCAGCGTGTGTTCGGGAGGGCGTTACGATGGACTCGCCCAGGAGTGTGGCGGCCCCCCCACCCCTGGGGTGGGCTTCGGGCTGGGTATCGAGAGGCTCATCATGGCCCTGGAGGGGAGCGGCGTTAGCCTTCCCGGCCAGGAGGAGGCCCAGTGCTTCGTGGCGATGGCCGGTGACAGGGGCTGCGACGCAGTGACCCTGGTCAGGGATATCCGGCGCCACGGCATCCAGGCGGAGATGGATCACATGGACAGGAGCCTCAAGGCCCAGATGCGTCACGCAGGGAGGCTCGGGGTCCGGTACACAGTCATAGTGGGAGATGAGGAAGCCATAAAAAGGCGGGCCTTGGTGAAGGAGATGGCCTCTGGCCAGCAGGAAGAGGTGCCCTTTGACAAGGTGGGCTCCTTCATAGCGGAAAGGATTGGTGTTTAG